The region tttactttatttcgGTTGAATAGCAAATTATGTTTATGTGACTCGACTCATTTAATTAACTCCAGCAGTGACAGTAAGACACCACTAGGTGACACAATTGTTTGCAAACACAGCTATTTTTATTAAGTGGAAACTTAAAATGGGATAACAAGTTTGACTGTAATTTGTTTTCGTAATTCCAAATGGAGTTTGTCTCTGATTTTCAAGTGTTATGTTTCGAGATGATTCAATGAGTTGATCACCaattaacgttttttttgtattgtattttccccATACTTTTAAGAGCAtttaatagattaaaaaaaatgacattctaACCAAACTCCAAATTTGCTACATGTAATCATGCCAGTGAAGAAAACTACTAAAATCTCATATCACTTCTCAAATTCAGAAAGCATAACACGAATCGGCAATGTTCATTTTTTCTGAAGTGACGTCGTTCTTACGCGACGTGATCTTGCGCAAAAATGAGAAACGTCACAAAATGTTGGGAGTCATAAAATATCAATTTATTATATAGCTTCACGTATAATGTACATTCCCATCCACATTTTGCACAAATAATTGAAATCGTACGGTTTCTTGTCGTTTGCGAGTTAGTCAAGCTGCGTTGAAGGTGAACAACATTCGAGTGCGTCTATTCAAGCGGACAGTGAGCACGTTGAGGTAGATTCTTATTATACAAGGcatacaaaaaaagtcacaatgtttACGTCTTCTGTCTTGAGTATGGCTTCACACTCGCGGAAAATGTACATgatgtcattttgtattttcctttcGATTTTCTTCTTCCGTTATATCCAATGAAATGACTTCACCTAAGGCTACCAAACACGACATTCGTACACACAAAACCGAGCAACAGTAGACCAAGAAATAAAATGTgccaatacaaacacaaaacaaaagcgtagccccccgccaaaaaaaaggcagttaAAATAATCAACTAGATCCCCGAATAAAATTGCCACCAAAAAAAGACAGTACAGGTGTTGCAATTTTAAAACGTgggataaaaatgaaagaataatttaaatgtctcggggggggggtttcaacacataatttaaactttttttccgtGGGATGTTGAGGACACGGCAAGAAGGAAGGATAAACACAATATTCCACATTTCTTATTAAACAGCAGGAGAGAATATGAAAAGTCCCTTTTTCTTCAAACGGATGACGATGATGCGTTCACGTGCGGCCGTACAAGTGGTTTGGGGGTCTCTCGAGgggttattttttgggggggcgtggGTCATTGGTTGAGCTCCAGAGCCCAAACCTGCTGCGGCCACCCGGTCCGACCTTTCACTTTCTTCTCGGGACCAAACGAGTCTTGTGCTGGACCTTCGTTCTGCACGAGCGACAAAAAATAATCgtaagaagaagaaacaacaaAGTTTGTGATGACGTGACAAAATAAGACACAAATATCCCATACACAGTACATACCGTGTTTCAGAAGTGTATTCTACTGCAATTTAAAATTATGTTCAAGTATTACCCTCAAAATGTTGTGATATAAGCAatacaaatgtaaatgtttttgaacaaataTTCACATACTTGGAATTAGCCTGACGTGCTGTTTTTGTGCACCTCCACGTATTTTTAATCCCACGTGACGTGAACTAAATTTACGTGTATTTATTGATCTTTTTCAGTAGTGTTGCCTGTGCGTTTGGCTCCTTAAGCGTATAtgaatgtgttgaatttactgaaTATTTCTCTGGTGATATACAAAATTCGTCCTAAGATTCACTGATGGAAAATGCGGCAGTGTTGTACTTGCAGAACGTAAACTGGTGATCTGCCCTCTAAGACTAACATGGATATTATGAACGCAAACTCCAAACTTATCATCTCTCCTTTTAGGATCCAAAGTTTCAAACGGTTTACTTAAATATTCAGTTTTCAGATGGCATTTTATATAGTAGCCTCACATTAAGTTGAACCCAGTTAAAGAAAACCTCACAAAGATGTTTgacaaaaaagtcacatttaatGTGCGCATGTGAACcagctgcagttttttttacagataTGACTTTTCAATACCAATGTGCCTTTCAAATCCAagagtttgaaagaaaaatgttttttaactcataaaaccaaaacaaattgaagTTACTATCATTTTCGATTATAAACGTGCAAGGCATCCCCTTTTTCATCTCCAGATCccgaatttaaaatattttgttttgagtaTCCAATTTTgaactgcatttaaaaaatatatataacagaCACCCTAGCCAGTTTGAAGCAAccacccatttaaaaaaaactaaacattggCATAGCATCAAGTTGATTTCAGTCACTATTTCACTCACGGAGAAGAACGTAAACTTCCAAATGTAGCCTCTTCCCTTTTCTTTTGTTAGACTACAGATTTTGAAAGTAAGTTTTAAACATCAGACTCCCCTCAGAAACATCGATTTAATGCAAACTTTCGTTTCAAGGTCCCTTTTGACATAAGATCAAAACGAATTTAATTGGTCTCATTTCGGTTGCAGTGGACCATTTATTTGGGGAATAACGCAGCTGTTAAATTTACTCACCGTAAGCATGCATCGCGGGCAGTTACCATTTTCATTATTGATCCCAAATTAAATCATAATAAAGCagtgttttaaatataaaagGCATCAAAGACTCAGATTCCAAATTAGCCGATTTAAAGCAAGCctgtgtcgaaaaaaaaaatcctaatttacagtaaatcaaacaaaattaaCTTTCTGTGGCGCGTGTAAAGTTCCAATCATTGACCCTTTTCAGATCCCCTATTTTTAAGTGTACTGAACTGAACATACGCGATTGTGTAATGCAATTTTAATGACCAGATTCTCTTTAAAAAATCAGCCAGTGTAACGCAAAAGGAATGTCCGCGTCGAAAGCAGCGACTTGACAGAATGGAATGAGCGTGCGATTGCGTCCTTTTGGCGTGGACCTCGCAAAACGTCCACACTCACCATCTCCCTTTTCCTTTTCAGATCCCGATTCTCAAATTTCTTAATTTCGGCCTTGAAGCCTTCAGTCTCTCCGGCATCCTTGGCCAGCACGTCCATCAGGTAGGCGATGTAGCTGGTGGCCAGGCGCAGCGTCTTGATTTTGGACAGTTTGGTGTCTGCCGGCACGTTGGGGATGCACTCCCGCAGCTCGGCGAACGCCGTGTTGATGCTCTCCGTCCGCCGGCGCTCCTTCTTGGGCCCCGACGCCCGCCGCTTGGCCATGCCGGCCTGCAGGCCCTCCAGGCGGGCGTGGTCGTGCTGCGAGGTGGCgacggaggaggcggcggcgcccgGCGTCAGCTCCGCGCCGGTCTGGTAGGGCGCCTGGATGTGGAAGTCCGGAGGCACCTCGCCGTGGTTGAGCACCCAGCTCTGGAAGTAAGGCGGGGCGTCCTGGTGGCAGCGCTGCACGAATGGAAAGGCTTCGGGcatgaggtggtggtggtggtggtggtggtagccCCCGATCAAGTTCATCCTGGCCCgacttctgctgctgctgctgctctcgcTTGGGGTCTCGCTTCTCGACCACTTGCACGAGTCATTCACCGCTCAGTTATTTATCCAACATGTCTCATTCTAAAGAAGGGAGGGAGAGAACAAAAATCACTTGTAACGAAATTTATAATTCCACAGAAGCGCCACTCTTGCGATGTAATTTCCACGGTGAGGCTCCACTGGTTGTTCGGAGAAATTTGACCCGGCAGAAGGTGCGAGGCGGACAGGTTTATAAAGGAGTGCGCGTCCCGGGGGGCGTCCAATGCGatggagtgtgggaggagttTGGCAGGGCAGCTCCACAGAACGCAAAGCTTCAGTGACGCAATCGCCGTCTGGTTTTGATGATGAACATAAAATGATTGGTTTCCCCACAACATGTACACACGATCTGACTTTTTGTAGCAACCCTTTTCAAGGGAGAAACTACTTATTGGGAACTGGACACACACTACTGAAATCACCAATGTGCCCTATAATAATATGATGTCATTATGAATAGTATATGCTATTCATCAGAAGTCTGTCTTCTGCACgaaatcagctgggatgggcttcagcagactcgcccccctcccaccccccacttcCCACCTCGCgaacctgttcaggataagcagtgttgaaaatggatggatgtatttctCGAAAATTATTAGGAACAGATACATATTACATATTCTATTAATCACTGCCAGTATTTACGTTTTCTAATCATCACGTCTGCAATAGTCTTAGAAAATCGCAATGTCCAGGTCATATGgacctttttttaatctttattgaataagtcagaatacaattctcagcaaacagaaaCATTTGGACCTTTATGTGCATCTCACCTGCCGTGGTTGGTAATAGTGACGTCATTTTCAGGGGAcaacaagtgacaaaatggccaccccctggTGGATTAAACATTGTGAAATTTGCTGCTTAATTTGTATTAAAGAAACCTGAACTTCAACTGAACACCGCAGTTAAACGAATGAGGGCGCACAGAACCTACTGTCAGGATAATTTGTGGCGAGACTCTTCCTCTTAAATTTAttagacatttaaaaacaaagttatagttcgaaacattttcaatgtttaatggtgagtttaaatttatttaatggatatattttgtgtattttctctCCCATGATCTTAACAGTGTGAGTTCATATGCGATGATTTTTGAGAATGGTGAGCACTTTCGCACTCCTGCCTCCCACTGGCCCCACCACCCCGCTCTTGCTCGCCTTCTGTCCATGCAGGCGTAAAAACCCAAAAGCAACACGATCTCATTACATCGCATGACCTTGACGCTATTTTCAAACCATTTACGGCCGCGTCTTATCTAAATACAACCATAAATCACGCGgggtgtgtttctttttttttttctttccctgcaTATATTCCATCGAAGCTGCTCGCTCTTCTTACTGTGTTTACACAGCGCCACTTTGctgccttttcttttaaataatcaTCTGTCACTACGTCCTGTCGAGCCTCTGAGCTTTGTGTTGATGtggtttaatttatttattgtttgtttattcatcTTTTTGCTGGCCAATTGATTAGGTAAACCTGCACCATGGCCAAGAGCCTATTTTAAAGGTTATGCTTTTTATGTAATATTAATATGTATATTAGTAACTTATATTTGTATTCATAGAACTAATATTGAGCCATCGAAAGTAATACAAACTATGCCTCtcgagtttattttatttattaattacaaTATGCCGTATTCATTTGTCTCATAGTTTCTACTTTTTATTTGTAGTATCCTGTTTTTTCTAACAATAAAAatacttatattttaaaaagtatcaattcaacaataatattaaaatacaaatcTTAACCAAAAAAATCAACGTACGCAGAAAATAAAACACGAGATGCATTATAAATCAATAGTATATTGTAAAAATACAAGTCACATAGGATATACAAAATATTAGGActcaagaaaaatacaaaaaatattttaaaattcgCATACAAATTAATcgcattaaaatatatattttaaaaactgaaattaaaaaaaatgcatgataaaCAATAGCTGAATTAAATCTAATTtttgaataaatgtttttgaaatcaaaatttgaatatttaaaaaatgattactcaaaaaatattttgggttttttcttaaaaaacgaACAATAAACAACACATCTGTCACTCTGTGCCATTATTTTGACGCTGCATGTATGAAAAAGGTGaataaattaaaattgtaaatttttatcAGAAACGGATCATTTAAATATGTTTCTGATACAGTTTTTCCTACAAACATTTCCACATGCATGCTTCTTGAATTGTCCGCGTGAATGTTTCACTTTTTCAGATTTTGGGGGATTCGTCCGGCGAGCTGCATCCCCGTGGCTGTCAGCCTGAAGAAGTCCATGCGGCCTCCAGAAAGCAAACCTGACAGTGTTGATTAAGACGTCCACTACGCAGGCATGAAATATAAACCTCCACCCCCAAAACCATCTCGGCGTCTTTCCCCGAATCGTTTCTCTCATTCT is a window of Hippocampus zosterae strain Florida chromosome 16, ASM2543408v3, whole genome shotgun sequence DNA encoding:
- the LOC127588058 gene encoding heart- and neural crest derivatives-expressed protein 1-like, with protein sequence MNLIGGYHHHHHHHLMPEAFPFVQRCHQDAPPYFQSWVLNHGEVPPDFHIQAPYQTGAELTPGAAASSVATSQHDHARLEGLQAGMAKRRASGPKKERRRTESINTAFAELRECIPNVPADTKLSKIKTLRLATSYIAYLMDVLAKDAGETEGFKAEIKKFENRDLKRKREMNEGPAQDSFGPEKKVKGRTGWPQQVWALELNQ